The proteins below come from a single Methanobacterium formicicum DSM 3637 genomic window:
- a CDS encoding TIGR00304 family protein, whose product MIKGETIIFVGIAAVILGMLLIFIGTAFQSSGKTESSENAKVSTGGVILIGPIPIVFGNDKNMVSVAVIGAIVLMILAYILFYRGII is encoded by the coding sequence ATGATCAAGGGAGAAACCATTATTTTCGTTGGAATTGCAGCTGTAATTCTGGGTATGTTACTTATATTCATAGGCACTGCATTCCAGTCCTCTGGAAAAACGGAAAGCAGTGAAAATGCAAAGGTTAGTACAGGGGGAGTGATTTTAATCGGACCTATCCCCATAGTCTTTGGAAATGATAAGAATATGGTTTCAGTTGCAGTAATAGGTGCTATTGTTCTCATGATACTGGCATATATCCTGTTTTATAGGGGAATCATCTAA
- a CDS encoding methyl-coenzyme M reductase family protein: protein MYKILHFSGGVYKFEHLAEHVEDIGGLLFQENRIHISRGTSFLSEEVQVIFLVPANEVASVQELASELKGEIEELEVEEPLKSNLIGSMDIYNILCKTDDWIHQEAISEEYHENLEECLDLMLSLELIEKRASKDKAGTDQSNYYRILKEDEG, encoded by the coding sequence ATGTACAAAATATTGCATTTTAGTGGTGGGGTGTACAAGTTCGAACATCTGGCAGAGCATGTGGAAGACATTGGAGGATTGTTATTCCAGGAAAACCGCATCCACATCAGTCGTGGAACTTCTTTCTTATCCGAAGAAGTCCAAGTAATATTTTTAGTGCCTGCCAATGAAGTAGCAAGTGTTCAGGAACTGGCCAGTGAACTTAAAGGGGAAATTGAGGAACTGGAAGTTGAAGAACCCTTGAAGAGTAATCTTATAGGCTCAATGGACATTTACAACATTCTTTGTAAGACTGATGATTGGATTCACCAGGAAGCTATTTCAGAGGAATACCATGAAAACCTTGAAGAGTGTCTGGACCTGATGTTATCCCTTGAACTCATAGAAAAACGTGCCAGTAAAGATAAGGCCGGTACAGATCAATCTAATTATTATAGGATATTAAAAGAAGATGAAGGTTAA
- a CDS encoding sensor histidine kinase, which translates to MEYIKGLTFTELGLFHPEDKINSRQEIIKRIIESNPEEPFIMRFIDKNGKTHCCQTHLVPIKVEENLIGYQGVGHDITELKMTEEKLKNSLAEKETLLREIHHRVKNNMQIISSLLSMETQYVKEEETVNVLKESQNRIRSMAMVHEKLYQSQDLTNINIHDYILSLVNDLFYSYHIQKDQITLVTDVDDIKLNLETAMPCGLIICELVSNSLKNAFPERQKGKVEIILKLIGEMRHLTISDNGIGLPSKDYLNEETLGLQLVHNLTNQLDGTIKLDLKQGTQFEIIFQEAEYKTRT; encoded by the coding sequence TTGGAGTATATTAAAGGACTAACATTCACTGAATTGGGGTTATTCCATCCTGAAGATAAAATCAACAGCCGCCAGGAAATCATAAAACGAATAATTGAATCAAACCCAGAAGAACCTTTTATAATGAGGTTCATTGATAAAAATGGCAAAACACACTGCTGCCAAACCCATCTGGTACCAATAAAAGTGGAAGAAAATTTAATAGGGTATCAGGGAGTTGGTCATGATATCACTGAACTGAAAATGACTGAAGAGAAGCTTAAAAATTCTTTAGCTGAAAAAGAAACACTGCTCCGGGAAATCCATCACCGCGTGAAAAACAACATGCAGATCATTTCCAGTTTACTCAGCATGGAAACACAATACGTGAAAGAGGAAGAAACAGTTAATGTTTTAAAAGAAAGTCAAAACAGAATCAGATCCATGGCAATGGTCCACGAAAAACTCTACCAATCACAGGATTTAACCAATATAAACATCCATGACTACATCCTAAGTTTAGTTAATGATTTATTTTATTCTTACCATATCCAGAAAGATCAGATCACTCTGGTGACTGATGTTGATGATATAAAGCTGAACCTGGAAACAGCAATGCCCTGCGGATTAATAATATGTGAACTGGTATCAAACAGTTTAAAAAATGCATTTCCAGAAAGACAAAAAGGAAAGGTGGAAATAATCCTCAAACTAATAGGAGAAATGAGGCATTTAACAATCAGTGATAATGGAATAGGATTACCCAGCAAAGACTACTTAAATGAGGAAACTTTAGGTTTGCAACTGGTACATAATTTAACCAACCAGCTTGATGGTACAATAAAACTGGACTTAAAACAAGGAACCCAGTTTGAAATCATTTTTCAAGAAGCAGAATACAAAACACGAACCTAA
- a CDS encoding PAS domain S-box protein, producing MQKEEKITDNLNHDNYRFMVTNPIEAILIHDFEGNIVDVNQITSEITGYSKDELLQMKIFDMDLNLKTKYHEEIWSELKQEKPLSIDYGQLNHRDGKIVEIVTNNCLLKDDDQDLIFSAIFDISHHVQMGNLLKESDAKYKSLFELNPDYTVFINPEGQILDVNNVALKIWVTTWSILKD from the coding sequence TTGCAAAAGGAAGAAAAGATTACGGATAATTTGAATCATGATAATTATAGATTTATGGTCACGAATCCAATTGAAGCCATATTAATACATGATTTTGAGGGGAATATCGTTGATGTCAATCAAATAACCTCTGAAATTACAGGCTATTCAAAAGATGAACTCCTTCAGATGAAAATATTCGACATGGACCTTAACCTAAAAACAAAATACCATGAAGAAATATGGTCAGAACTTAAACAGGAAAAACCATTATCCATTGATTATGGTCAGTTAAATCATAGAGATGGAAAAATAGTAGAAATCGTAACCAATAATTGTTTGCTAAAGGATGATGACCAGGACTTAATTTTTTCTGCAATATTTGACATCAGTCACCATGTACAAATGGGAAATTTGTTAAAAGAAAGTGATGCTAAATATAAATCGTTATTTGAGTTAAATCCAGATTATACTGTTTTTATAAATCCTGAAGGGCAGATTTTGGATGTTAATAATGTTGCATTAAAGATCTGGGTCACGACTTGGAGTATATTAAAGGACTAA
- a CDS encoding THUMP domain-containing protein, producing MNNKKSEKNVDCFVLMVKFKEDGDFAEYGIKGIKTEDKGIEEIETALTSTDAWFYITESEFYDIVTVEMNVNPAETINQLRKTSTIAIERAVPLDSVVSSPVESVIKDILKLASQKIDKNESFTVQCQLKDEGLRGLDSIISPDKLINQISGELYDKLNLEYHNKNTDWIIQIEELGEDTGIAVCRPDEILMK from the coding sequence ATGAACAATAAAAAATCTGAAAAAAATGTAGATTGTTTTGTTTTAATGGTAAAATTTAAAGAAGATGGTGACTTTGCAGAATATGGAATAAAAGGCATAAAAACAGAAGATAAAGGAATTGAGGAAATAGAAACTGCACTTACCTCCACAGATGCTTGGTTCTATATCACCGAATCAGAGTTTTATGACATAGTTACTGTAGAAATGAACGTAAACCCCGCTGAAACCATAAATCAACTGAGAAAAACTTCAACTATTGCCATTGAAAGAGCAGTTCCCCTAGATTCAGTAGTATCTTCACCAGTGGAGAGTGTAATTAAAGATATTCTTAAACTGGCATCCCAGAAGATAGATAAGAATGAATCTTTCACAGTACAATGCCAATTGAAAGATGAGGGGTTGAGGGGCCTAGACAGTATCATTTCACCAGATAAATTAATCAATCAGATATCCGGTGAATTGTATGACAAGCTGAACCTTGAATACCATAATAAAAACACAGACTGGATAATCCAAATAGAAGAACTGGGTGAAGATACCGGGATTGCTGTTTGTCGGCCTGATGAGATTTTAATGAAATGA
- a CDS encoding roadblock/LC7 domain-containing protein, producing MAKTKKEELDDVLTALIQVGQIKACGIVSKEGLLINSRTPPDVDARIFSALCSTIMGAAEAASGQMTTGKVSQISVKTEKGTIVLIPAGSKSILTALTEPEAQLGLIFFEMESIAQQVIQIMGGM from the coding sequence ATGGCCAAGACTAAGAAAGAAGAGCTGGACGATGTGCTCACAGCCCTTATCCAGGTAGGGCAGATCAAGGCCTGCGGAATAGTTTCTAAAGAGGGACTTTTGATTAACTCCAGAACTCCCCCTGATGTTGATGCCCGTATCTTCTCTGCATTATGTTCCACTATAATGGGAGCAGCAGAAGCAGCATCAGGACAGATGACCACTGGTAAAGTTAGTCAGATTTCAGTTAAAACTGAAAAAGGAACCATAGTCCTAATACCTGCTGGTTCTAAATCTATTTTAACTGCTTTAACAGAACCTGAAGCCCAGTTAGGCCTGATATTCTTTGAAATGGAATCCATAGCCCAGCAAGTAATCCAGATTATGGGTGGTATGTAA
- a CDS encoding ATPase domain-containing protein: protein MKQTHIPQLDEFLGGGIPEGSSVLFYADPGVECEAFGYQTLQSRLEEGDPGFIFTNVTEPSSIIYEFDKFGWDIGKSVDEGMAFFIDGCSYFIGAPVTAKYSIKDYSQVEQVVIDGIIDVQDGVGVINNVSTLIDYLGENETVQIIKKWNQIAKSKNTILLYIFTEWDYETELVDEIKGSMDCLVNLNTIEERVIIGQGFMVTRASWTTPPSSMVLFNILRPGGIKIFIPKILVTGPFNAGKSSFVKKIASNSVSVDKMALGQVPTTVAMDIGHMDYKGFEADIFGTPGQERFDLILDVLSKEAVGAFILLDSTDPKTFARAKEMIKKCRAEAIPKVIVANKQDLPDSLSINEIRKVMNIDESIPIIPVSTLHDEGITNAQDALLKILYR from the coding sequence ATGAAGCAAACTCACATTCCCCAGTTGGATGAGTTTCTGGGAGGAGGGATACCCGAAGGATCATCGGTACTGTTTTATGCTGATCCCGGAGTTGAGTGTGAGGCTTTTGGTTACCAAACCCTGCAAAGCCGGTTGGAAGAGGGGGATCCAGGTTTCATATTCACCAACGTGACAGAACCCAGCTCCATAATTTATGAATTTGATAAATTTGGATGGGACATTGGAAAAAGTGTGGATGAGGGAATGGCTTTTTTCATTGATGGATGTTCATATTTTATAGGGGCCCCTGTAACTGCTAAATATTCTATAAAAGATTATTCTCAAGTAGAACAGGTTGTTATTGATGGAATAATAGATGTTCAGGATGGTGTTGGGGTTATAAATAATGTTTCAACCTTAATTGACTATCTGGGTGAAAATGAAACTGTTCAAATTATAAAAAAATGGAACCAAATTGCAAAATCTAAAAATACTATTTTATTGTACATATTCACAGAATGGGATTATGAAACAGAATTAGTTGATGAAATTAAAGGATCAATGGACTGCCTGGTTAATCTAAACACCATTGAAGAAAGAGTTATCATTGGACAGGGGTTCATGGTCACCAGAGCATCCTGGACCACTCCACCCAGCAGCATGGTACTTTTCAATATATTACGTCCTGGTGGAATAAAAATATTCATACCAAAAATCCTGGTGACTGGACCATTTAACGCAGGAAAATCCAGTTTTGTTAAAAAAATAGCCTCTAATTCAGTTTCGGTAGACAAAATGGCTCTGGGTCAGGTTCCAACCACAGTAGCTATGGATATAGGACACATGGATTACAAAGGATTTGAAGCCGATATTTTTGGAACACCCGGTCAGGAACGCTTCGATCTGATACTGGATGTTCTCTCCAAAGAAGCAGTGGGCGCATTTATCCTCCTGGATTCAACTGATCCTAAAACATTTGCCCGGGCCAAAGAAATGATAAAAAAGTGCAGGGCAGAAGCCATACCAAAGGTTATTGTAGCCAACAAACAGGATCTTCCAGATTCATTATCCATAAATGAAATAAGGAAAGTTATGAACATAGATGAAAGTATACCCATAATCCCAGTAAGTACACTTCATGATGAAGGGATTACCAATGCTCAAGATGCACTTTTAAAAATACTCTATAGGTGA
- a CDS encoding RAD55 family ATPase: MIVRITSGIPGFDELTSPMNDQSPGLGGIPENTVTLIYGPEGVGKSIFCSEFAYNGLSHDEPCLYLTTDLGIEDIYENMLDMGIKIDGYLENEMLHIIDASGSGTEFENSNIYQSSNVKNPTDILVKVTRGLNFITENNPRSRGVIDSVTTILESNDEMLIMRVLKTYILRVKEAGGTAVITHMEGASDPHIEVLIKSMVDNIVKMDGETIIIEAMKGIGKKEAPYHMSKEGITVGKGRSI, translated from the coding sequence ATGATAGTTCGTATTACCTCAGGTATACCTGGTTTTGATGAATTAACCTCCCCTATGAATGATCAAAGCCCTGGTTTGGGTGGGATCCCTGAAAACACAGTAACCCTTATTTATGGTCCCGAAGGAGTTGGAAAATCCATATTCTGTTCTGAGTTTGCTTACAATGGATTATCCCATGATGAGCCATGTCTTTATTTAACAACCGACCTTGGAATAGAAGATATTTATGAAAATATGCTGGATATGGGAATTAAAATTGATGGATATCTTGAAAACGAAATGTTACACATCATTGATGCATCTGGAAGTGGTACTGAATTTGAAAATTCAAACATATACCAATCATCAAATGTAAAAAACCCCACCGACATCCTGGTTAAGGTAACCAGAGGTTTGAATTTTATCACTGAAAATAATCCACGTTCTCGGGGAGTTATAGACTCTGTGACCACCATATTAGAATCTAATGATGAAATGTTAATAATGAGGGTTTTGAAAACCTACATTTTGAGGGTAAAAGAGGCAGGGGGTACTGCCGTAATCACCCACATGGAAGGTGCATCAGATCCTCATATAGAGGTACTTATTAAGTCAATGGTTGATAACATCGTTAAAATGGATGGAGAAACCATAATTATTGAAGCCATGAAAGGCATTGGAAAAAAAGAAGCTCCCTACCATATGAGCAAAGAAGGTATTACTGTGGGTAAAGGGAGATCAATCTAA
- a CDS encoding RAD55 family ATPase — translation MSTYESGVPELDQLISSTGKLDGFPKNTTTLVYGPPKVGKSIFSYQFTYHGLSIKEPCLYITADDGMKQFQQNMMDFGWFLQNSIDENLLYVIDPISALSGAQIENTNTYTLSKINDPTDFMVKVGLGTRFVFKRSNEFRSVIDSLTTFFTFNPEAMVIRFLKTYLRRLTEAGATVVVNYTEGVASENTEKILKSIVDNKIMLDGNYLTFKSGSDLIVTADYEITDKGLILGKGEIL, via the coding sequence ATGAGCACTTATGAATCAGGTGTACCTGAACTGGATCAACTTATATCATCAACCGGGAAACTGGATGGTTTTCCAAAAAACACCACCACCCTGGTTTACGGACCACCCAAGGTGGGTAAATCCATTTTTTCTTATCAGTTTACATATCATGGGCTGAGTATTAAAGAACCCTGCCTCTATATCACAGCAGATGATGGAATGAAACAATTCCAACAGAACATGATGGATTTCGGATGGTTCCTGCAAAATTCAATAGATGAAAACCTTCTGTATGTTATTGATCCAATATCCGCACTTTCAGGAGCTCAAATTGAAAATACCAACACCTACACTTTATCTAAAATTAATGACCCCACCGATTTCATGGTTAAAGTTGGATTGGGAACTCGTTTTGTTTTCAAAAGATCAAATGAATTCCGTTCTGTTATTGATTCGCTCACCACATTTTTCACATTTAACCCGGAAGCAATGGTTATCCGATTTTTAAAAACATACCTGCGGCGGTTAACCGAAGCCGGTGCCACGGTTGTTGTTAATTATACTGAAGGTGTAGCCAGTGAGAATACAGAGAAAATATTGAAATCTATTGTGGATAACAAAATAATGCTCGATGGAAATTATTTAACATTCAAATCCGGTTCTGATCTCATTGTAACCGCAGATTATGAAATCACAGATAAAGGGCTAATTTTAGGAAAGGGTGAGATATTGTGA
- a CDS encoding tetratricopeptide repeat protein encodes MGIFDGKKDNVASLKVLLEQLWEYQEAEANLMVEIATLQYEMGDTDDAIAFLEKAVGIYHELGYTEEEATILDLIGDVYISTENVQKALDTYQKSFKLCSSLDIPLREEVLNKIKECEVELEATKTKNVDKTATVEGGSDSIPESGVSTGSQAPGDESIDYVKIGKRLDDIIGLLDESAVYSTYQEFENPMAHMRDAIQMASSIGDLKGEAALLLIMGDITLKEEKTQKSLEFFQKSLKSFQKIDDKKGESISYLMMGTAYFLLGETDEGSNYLRQSMNIIKHLNDPAIEKAALALLNSIYD; translated from the coding sequence GTGGGTATTTTTGATGGTAAAAAGGACAATGTTGCTTCCCTTAAAGTGCTCTTAGAACAACTCTGGGAGTATCAGGAAGCTGAAGCCAATTTAATGGTTGAAATTGCAACCCTCCAGTATGAAATGGGAGATACGGATGATGCCATTGCATTTCTAGAAAAAGCGGTGGGAATATACCATGAATTAGGTTATACTGAAGAAGAAGCCACCATTCTGGATCTAATTGGCGATGTATATATCAGTACAGAAAACGTTCAAAAAGCCCTGGATACCTATCAAAAATCTTTTAAGTTGTGTTCATCCTTAGACATACCCTTACGAGAGGAAGTTTTAAACAAAATAAAAGAATGTGAAGTAGAACTTGAAGCTACTAAAACTAAGAATGTTGATAAAACAGCAACTGTTGAAGGTGGTTCTGATTCTATTCCTGAATCTGGAGTATCAACTGGATCTCAAGCTCCAGGTGATGAATCAATTGATTACGTGAAAATTGGTAAAAGGCTGGATGATATCATCGGACTCCTGGATGAATCAGCAGTTTATTCTACTTACCAGGAATTTGAAAACCCAATGGCCCATATGAGGGATGCTATCCAGATGGCCAGCAGTATTGGTGATCTGAAAGGGGAGGCAGCATTACTCCTGATCATGGGTGATATTACTTTAAAAGAAGAAAAAACCCAAAAATCTCTGGAATTTTTCCAAAAGTCTTTAAAGTCCTTCCAGAAAATTGATGATAAAAAAGGAGAATCCATATCCTACCTGATGATGGGGACTGCTTACTTCCTGCTGGGTGAAACAGATGAAGGTTCCAACTATCTTCGCCAATCAATGAATATCATAAAACATTTAAATGATCCTGCAATTGAAAAAGCAGCTCTGGCGTTATTGAATTCCATTTACGACTAG
- a CDS encoding glycosyltransferase 4 family protein, with the protein MEPNLIILNQDLFLTSAICALVAFLVTFISMPRLIKKLKDADIVGRDIHKPSRPAVAEMGGIGILFGFIIGIFLGIYFYPELQFQLTITMLVILLVGIVGMVDDLVMLSSKEKLILLWLAGMPLIWIAPPNVGLLYILAIPIAVSIAANLTNMLAGLNGIESGLGAIAMISLSISCIIMGKSDVAVISMCMAGALLAFLYYNRHPSNVFPGDVGTLIIGATIVVVAFIGRVKIIALIVLIPNIIDMLLKLYSAGVMERQQHQPTQVGEDGKLMAPESGFNSLIRWILKRPMEEKNVVLIVWLIGIFFGAVGIILAYVLKARMF; encoded by the coding sequence ATGGAACCTAATCTTATAATTCTTAACCAGGACCTGTTTTTAACCTCGGCCATCTGTGCCCTGGTAGCCTTTCTGGTAACATTCATAAGCATGCCCCGCCTAATTAAAAAGTTGAAAGATGCAGATATCGTGGGCAGGGATATTCACAAACCATCCAGGCCAGCTGTGGCTGAAATGGGTGGTATTGGTATTCTTTTCGGATTTATCATCGGGATATTTCTGGGTATTTATTTCTATCCCGAGCTCCAGTTCCAGCTAACCATCACTATGCTGGTGATCCTCCTGGTGGGAATAGTGGGAATGGTGGATGACCTGGTTATGTTATCCTCCAAGGAAAAATTAATCCTTCTCTGGCTGGCAGGTATGCCTTTAATCTGGATTGCACCCCCCAATGTGGGCTTACTATATATTCTGGCCATACCCATTGCAGTTTCCATTGCTGCCAATCTCACCAACATGCTGGCTGGTTTAAATGGTATCGAATCAGGATTAGGGGCAATCGCCATGATCTCCCTCAGTATTTCCTGTATAATAATGGGAAAGTCTGATGTAGCAGTAATCAGCATGTGTATGGCTGGAGCATTACTGGCCTTCCTTTACTACAACCGACACCCATCAAATGTATTCCCAGGGGATGTGGGAACACTGATTATAGGGGCAACCATTGTAGTGGTGGCTTTTATTGGGCGGGTGAAGATCATTGCCCTGATTGTACTGATACCCAACATAATTGATATGCTGCTCAAACTCTACAGTGCCGGTGTAATGGAAAGACAGCAGCACCAGCCCACCCAGGTGGGAGAAGATGGGAAACTTATGGCTCCAGAATCTGGTTTTAATTCCCTGATAAGATGGATCTTAAAACGTCCCATGGAAGAAAAAAATGTGGTTCTGATTGTGTGGCTCATTGGAATATTCTTTGGTGCAGTGGGAATAATCCTGGCTTATGTTTTAAAAGCACGTATGTTTTAA
- a CDS encoding helix-turn-helix domain-containing protein, producing MKDEIYVNKPLSFSRIMELLDQHPDLKKISCPPSLYSRISPKYLQALEELGVTVVSVEKKGRPRKYTEKDAENIQELLKSGHNPQEIAEIMSIPLKTVYYLKGSRLKPGRKMKYDTLKVKKVKNLYKNGVPAKDISKDLKIPLRTVYSLLKR from the coding sequence TTGAAAGACGAAATTTATGTGAATAAACCACTGTCCTTCAGCAGGATCATGGAACTCCTGGATCAGCATCCGGATCTGAAGAAAATAAGCTGTCCTCCCAGTTTATATTCACGAATTTCACCAAAGTATCTTCAGGCACTGGAGGAACTGGGAGTTACTGTTGTATCAGTTGAAAAGAAAGGGCGTCCCAGAAAATATACTGAAAAAGATGCAGAAAATATTCAGGAATTATTAAAATCTGGCCATAACCCCCAGGAAATTGCGGAAATCATGAGTATTCCCTTGAAAACTGTTTATTATCTCAAGGGGTCCCGGCTTAAACCCGGGCGAAAAATGAAATACGATACCTTAAAAGTTAAAAAAGTTAAAAACCTTTATAAAAATGGAGTCCCAGCTAAGGATATTTCAAAAGACCTGAAAATTCCCCTTAGAACTGTTTACTCCCTATTAAAACGGTGA
- a CDS encoding DUF530 domain-containing protein yields the protein MNESVLIGKSERFLDQIKRREISLSGIESPEKFLTLYTYLKKNMDTLQDMRETMEIKGYTAPYRSINKYGRPLSGEAKAEDMYDISRHTQYFRLNAAAKKNILDRVKSAMSSHRIAIGHLEEFATMECESCHHKYSGHELSLLTGGNCQCGGDNLSLHVNKEAVYRLEIIPFLPLSGDYMVKLSELSPHSRVAFRSMVRILKQEKRGIVKTVSLVIKIMEDGRWVRKRVTIDAQDEANYEKEIRSQYGSNARIEMMQFHRKKPSIINDKQMQTALSLGYVKYAETEILNFLPDLLEKSLSNMEKVKEYREALEVAERNANKYENGDEPESLKKFFLKKELEERGLLDDGVLPETIQEDLKKKESIEKSLFLEIPRIYILWDLLHYYLTTSYDRRNKYSGPFPYLRPSLDSNQIKAFKDFKQDVVQIMQDHLPLKIEYVHNMGKVLSSKFAVEKKMKGLHLQMGPALGAAILSIEGDIPTKKTSELFSISLKDVQKEKETLETLQKPATSKAKQFMAMMKK from the coding sequence ATGAATGAATCTGTACTTATTGGGAAATCTGAGCGTTTTCTGGATCAGATAAAAAGAAGGGAAATTTCATTAAGTGGTATTGAGAGCCCTGAAAAGTTCCTGACACTTTACACTTACCTGAAGAAGAACATGGATACCCTGCAGGATATGAGGGAAACCATGGAAATTAAGGGTTATACTGCTCCATATCGTTCCATAAATAAATATGGTCGTCCCTTAAGTGGTGAAGCCAAGGCAGAGGATATGTATGATATCAGCCGCCATACCCAGTACTTCAGGCTCAACGCGGCTGCCAAAAAAAATATACTGGACCGTGTTAAATCTGCCATGTCCTCTCATCGTATTGCAATCGGACACCTGGAAGAGTTTGCCACCATGGAATGTGAATCCTGCCATCACAAGTACAGTGGTCATGAGTTATCCCTCCTGACTGGCGGCAACTGCCAATGTGGGGGGGATAATCTCAGTTTACATGTAAATAAAGAGGCTGTTTATCGTCTTGAAATCATCCCATTTTTACCTCTTTCTGGAGATTACATGGTTAAACTCTCAGAACTAAGCCCCCACAGCAGAGTAGCATTCCGTAGTATGGTGCGCATCCTAAAACAGGAAAAAAGGGGAATTGTTAAAACAGTATCCCTTGTTATCAAGATAATGGAAGATGGTAGATGGGTTAGGAAAAGAGTTACCATCGACGCCCAGGATGAGGCCAACTATGAAAAGGAGATCCGCAGTCAGTATGGTTCCAATGCCCGTATTGAAATGATGCAGTTCCATCGTAAAAAACCATCCATAATCAATGACAAACAGATGCAAACTGCCCTTTCACTGGGTTATGTTAAGTATGCAGAAACTGAGATCCTGAATTTTCTACCGGATTTACTTGAAAAATCCCTCTCTAACATGGAAAAAGTTAAAGAGTACCGGGAAGCACTGGAAGTTGCAGAGAGGAATGCTAATAAGTATGAAAATGGAGATGAACCTGAAAGCCTTAAAAAATTCTTTTTAAAAAAAGAACTGGAGGAGAGGGGACTCCTCGATGATGGAGTTCTTCCTGAAACAATACAGGAAGATTTAAAGAAAAAAGAATCCATTGAAAAAAGTCTTTTCCTGGAAATACCCCGTATATACATTTTATGGGATCTTTTACATTATTACTTAACCACTTCTTATGACCGCCGGAATAAATATTCAGGCCCTTTCCCTTACCTTCGCCCCAGCCTTGATTCAAACCAGATAAAAGCCTTCAAGGATTTTAAACAGGATGTGGTGCAGATCATGCAGGATCACCTCCCCCTGAAGATTGAATACGTGCACAATATGGGAAAGGTTCTATCCAGTAAATTCGCGGTTGAAAAGAAGATGAAAGGTCTTCATCTGCAGATGGGACCTGCTCTGGGAGCAGCCATACTTTCTATTGAAGGGGATATTCCGACCAAAAAAACCTCAGAATTATTTTCCATATCACTTAAAGATGTTCAAAAAGAGAAAGAAACCCTTGAAACCCTGCAAAAACCTGCTACGTCCAAGGCCAAGCAGTTCATGGCAATGATGAAAAAATAA